A region from the Sandaracinaceae bacterium genome encodes:
- a CDS encoding ATP-binding protein has translation MANSTATIDTELRVALKKLRLGKMIPTLPERLLLARQNNLSHEDLLLLLLRDEIDRRDSTATARRAHTAGLDPDMVLERWDKTTKVHFDRRVLDELVCLRFVESARNVVILGPVGVGKTFLATALGHIACRHRFQVMLTRADDMLRRLKQSRLDNSRDALMVELTTIDLLIIDDFALEPMTRDEGRDIYQLFVERNGRVPTIVTSNRDTAEWIATFDDILLAQSAVDRFINNAYDLVVEGESYRHRLKPKVTGTENPPDVPIEKPDRPIRRKRR, from the coding sequence ATGGCCAACTCCACCGCCACGATCGACACCGAGCTCCGAGTCGCACTGAAGAAGCTGCGCCTCGGGAAGATGATCCCCACGCTTCCCGAGCGGCTCCTGCTCGCCCGGCAGAACAACCTCTCGCACGAGGACTTGCTGCTCCTGCTCCTGCGGGACGAGATCGATCGGCGCGACAGCACCGCCACGGCGCGGCGCGCACACACCGCCGGGCTCGACCCAGACATGGTGCTCGAGCGCTGGGACAAGACCACCAAGGTCCACTTCGACCGACGTGTGCTCGACGAGCTCGTGTGCCTCCGCTTCGTCGAGAGCGCGCGCAACGTTGTGATCCTCGGCCCTGTCGGCGTCGGCAAGACCTTCCTCGCCACGGCCCTCGGACACATCGCATGCAGGCATCGCTTCCAGGTGATGCTCACGCGCGCCGACGACATGTTGCGACGTCTCAAGCAGAGCCGTCTCGACAACTCGCGCGACGCGCTGATGGTGGAGCTGACAACGATCGACTTGCTCATCATCGACGACTTCGCGCTCGAGCCCATGACCCGCGACGAGGGGCGCGACATCTACCAGCTCTTCGTCGAGCGCAACGGACGTGTCCCCACGATCGTGACCAGCAACCGCGACACGGCGGAGTGGATCGCGACCTTCGACGACATCCTGCTCGCACAGAGTGCCGTCGACCGATTCATCAACAACGCCTACGACCTCGTCGTCGAGGGTGAGTCCTACCGTCACCGGCTGAAGCCCAAGGTCACCGGCACAGAGAACCCGCCCGACGTGCCCATCGAGAAGCCCGACCGCCCCATCCGGCGCAAGCGCCGCTAG